One genomic segment of Agromyces intestinalis includes these proteins:
- a CDS encoding D-alanyl-D-alanine carboxypeptidase, whose product MRDETDAPDEPFDDPANLSDDEATEAIPVEPAAAPEASAAPDPEASAAPDSEASAAPDSEASAAPDSEASAPAGALTRITALARRHRTPLAIATGVLAFAVLGAGAVALGAATVPTGPAESVAAPASTEPTPTETARPTPVTAVAPAQIRIRTCSVADRAGDPRLANLQAQVVNAATGEVLFDRGGDTPSRTASVMKVLTSAAALSVLGPDYRTPTTVVKGAEPGSVVLVGGGDATLSRTPSGTETVYPGAAHLDDLAAQVRAAWDADPSNPPLTKLILDSSYFGGAAWHDSWDPVEREDGYMAPVTALMVDGDRDDPSANTSWRSEDPVARAGDAFASALGGIQAIEQGSAPGDAQQLGQVFSPSVAELVDKALIVSDNNVAEMLARLVAIQTGAGNTFEAINAGVLQGLSGYGVDTAGIAIVDGSGLSDFNAVPPSYLTRLFVKINAREGNLGVLMDGLPIAGGPRGSLSYSDRFTGDNAVADGAVFAKTGWIETGYTLAGIIHAQDGTTLTFAIYALGDVGDDAKQAIDTLTTGFFLCGDGLANG is encoded by the coding sequence ATGCGCGACGAGACGGATGCTCCGGACGAGCCGTTCGACGACCCCGCGAACCTGTCGGACGACGAGGCGACCGAGGCGATTCCAGTCGAGCCGGCGGCGGCGCCCGAGGCATCCGCTGCTCCCGACCCCGAAGCATCCGCTGCTCCCGACTCCGAAGCATCCGCTGCTCCCGACTCCGAAGCATCCGCTGCTCCCGACTCCGAGGCATCCGCGCCCGCCGGAGCGCTGACCCGCATCACCGCGCTCGCCCGCCGCCATCGCACGCCGCTCGCGATCGCGACCGGCGTGCTCGCGTTCGCGGTGCTCGGCGCCGGTGCCGTGGCGCTCGGCGCGGCGACCGTGCCCACCGGCCCCGCCGAGTCGGTCGCGGCACCTGCGAGCACCGAGCCGACCCCCACCGAGACGGCGCGCCCCACTCCCGTGACCGCGGTCGCCCCCGCCCAGATCCGCATCCGCACGTGTTCGGTCGCCGACCGGGCGGGCGACCCCCGGCTCGCGAACCTGCAGGCCCAGGTCGTGAACGCGGCGACCGGAGAGGTGCTCTTCGACCGCGGCGGCGACACCCCGTCACGCACCGCGAGCGTCATGAAGGTGCTCACGAGCGCCGCGGCGCTGTCAGTGCTCGGCCCCGACTACCGCACCCCGACGACGGTCGTGAAGGGCGCCGAGCCCGGCTCGGTCGTGCTCGTCGGCGGCGGAGACGCCACCCTCTCGCGCACGCCGAGCGGCACCGAGACGGTGTACCCGGGCGCGGCGCACCTCGACGACCTCGCCGCGCAGGTGCGCGCCGCTTGGGACGCCGACCCCTCGAACCCGCCGCTCACGAAGCTGATCCTCGACTCGAGCTACTTCGGCGGTGCCGCGTGGCATGACAGCTGGGACCCGGTCGAGCGCGAGGACGGCTACATGGCGCCGGTCACCGCCCTCATGGTCGACGGCGACCGCGACGATCCGTCGGCGAACACGTCGTGGCGCAGCGAAGATCCGGTCGCGCGTGCGGGCGATGCGTTCGCATCGGCGCTCGGCGGCATCCAGGCGATCGAGCAGGGCTCGGCGCCCGGCGATGCGCAGCAGCTCGGCCAGGTGTTCTCGCCGAGCGTCGCCGAGCTCGTCGACAAGGCGCTCATCGTGTCCGACAACAACGTCGCCGAGATGCTCGCACGGCTGGTCGCCATTCAGACCGGGGCGGGCAACACGTTCGAGGCGATCAACGCTGGCGTGCTGCAGGGGCTGTCGGGCTACGGCGTCGACACCGCCGGCATCGCGATCGTCGACGGGTCGGGGCTCAGCGACTTCAACGCGGTGCCGCCGTCGTACCTCACCCGGCTGTTCGTCAAGATCAATGCGCGCGAGGGCAACCTGGGCGTGCTGATGGACGGCCTGCCGATCGCGGGCGGGCCGCGCGGGTCGCTGTCGTACAGCGACCGGTTCACCGGCGACAACGCGGTCGCCGACGGCGCAGTGTTCGCGAAGACCGGCTGGATCGAGACCGGGTACACCCTGGCGGGCATCATCCACGCGCAGGACGGCACGACGCTCACCTTCGCGATCTACGCGCTCGGCGACGTGGGCGACGACGCGAAGCAGGCGATCGACACACTCACCACCGGGTTCTTCCTCTGCGGCGACGGGCTCGCGAACGGCTGA
- a CDS encoding Gfo/Idh/MocA family protein, with protein MTDGLRWGILATGGIAHMFTSDLKLNGFDVRAVGSRRVESAQAFAAEFGITNVHGSYEALAADPEVDIVYVSTPHPLHAANAEIAIRAGKHVLIEKPFALNAVEAQRIADLAAEHGVLALEAMWTRYLPHMLRIREIIAAGTLGEVRTLIADHTQKLSDDPAHRINALELGGGALLDLGIYPISFSWDLFGAPLTIQSTATFKSTGADAQIATVFGYDGGRIAATLSASESKGPNTATVLGTLARIDIDGVWYTPTSFRVVAADGTVLEEYVSEVTGRGMHYQAAAAEQLVAAGELDGGSILPTAESVAIMGTLDEVREQIGLRYPGE; from the coding sequence ATGACCGACGGACTTCGCTGGGGCATTCTCGCCACGGGCGGCATCGCGCACATGTTCACGAGCGACCTGAAGCTGAACGGCTTCGACGTGCGGGCCGTGGGCTCGCGGCGCGTCGAGTCGGCGCAGGCATTCGCCGCCGAGTTCGGCATCACGAACGTGCACGGCAGCTATGAAGCGCTGGCCGCCGACCCCGAGGTCGACATCGTGTACGTCTCGACGCCGCATCCGCTGCACGCCGCGAACGCCGAGATCGCCATCCGGGCCGGCAAGCACGTGCTGATCGAGAAGCCGTTCGCCCTCAACGCCGTCGAGGCGCAACGCATCGCCGACCTCGCGGCCGAGCACGGCGTGCTCGCGCTCGAGGCGATGTGGACCAGGTACCTGCCGCACATGCTCCGCATCCGCGAGATCATCGCGGCGGGCACCCTGGGCGAGGTGCGCACGCTCATCGCCGACCACACCCAGAAGCTCTCCGACGATCCGGCCCACCGCATCAACGCGCTCGAGCTCGGCGGCGGCGCGCTGCTCGACCTCGGCATCTACCCGATCTCGTTCTCGTGGGACCTGTTCGGCGCGCCGCTGACCATCCAGTCGACGGCGACGTTCAAGTCGACCGGCGCCGACGCGCAGATCGCCACCGTATTCGGCTACGACGGCGGTCGCATCGCCGCCACGCTGTCGGCGAGCGAGTCGAAGGGGCCGAACACGGCGACCGTCCTCGGCACCCTGGCCCGCATCGACATCGACGGGGTCTGGTACACGCCGACGTCGTTCCGGGTCGTCGCGGCCGACGGCACCGTGCTCGAGGAGTACGTGTCCGAGGTGACCGGTCGAGGCATGCACTACCAAGCCGCCGCGGCTGAGCAGCTCGTGGCCGCGGGCGAGCTCGACGGCGGTTCGATCCTGCCGACGGCCGAGTCGGTCGCCATCATGGGCACCCTCGACGAGGTGCGCGAGCAGATCGGGTTGCGCTACCCGGGCGAGTAG
- a CDS encoding alpha/beta hydrolase: protein MNPFTPQPPHTSSPTNEQVEPPLERFYHQTLTWEQCGDRMGCTTAIAPLDWDDPDAGEVELALVRHVATGDRIGSLLVNPGGPGGSGYDFITDSLDYAVGQALQERFDIVGFDPRGVGRSSAVACLDAAGMDEYLYGITSAERGSDEWIDEVRQAQTDFGAACERNTGPLLAEVDTVSAARDLDLLRAVLGDDELNYLGYSYGTFLGATYAELYPERAGRLVLDGAIDPSLSEHEVTIGQAIGFEQALRAYLESCLAAADCPFGGSADSAMGEISRLIASLDQSPLQGSDGRLVGADTFITAIVYPLYSPSAWSYLDDLFDSVMLGDADFALTLADGYNGREPDGTYLDNSTEAFISINCLDYEYQDDVAVMRERAAEVAAAAPVIGPYFGFGDLSCIDWPVPSEAVRQPIHAEGAPPILVVGTTGDPATPYEWAVSLADQLESGVLVSYDGEGHTAYNKSNACVNDAVERFLIDGVVPAEDPHC, encoded by the coding sequence GTGAACCCCTTCACCCCGCAGCCGCCGCACACCTCGTCGCCGACGAACGAACAGGTCGAGCCGCCGCTGGAGCGGTTCTACCACCAGACCCTCACCTGGGAGCAGTGCGGCGACCGTATGGGCTGCACGACCGCGATCGCGCCGCTCGACTGGGACGACCCCGATGCCGGCGAGGTCGAGCTCGCACTCGTACGACACGTCGCCACGGGCGACCGCATCGGGTCGCTGCTGGTCAACCCCGGCGGCCCGGGCGGCTCGGGCTACGACTTCATCACGGACTCGCTCGACTACGCGGTCGGCCAGGCCCTGCAGGAGCGATTCGACATCGTCGGGTTCGACCCGCGCGGGGTCGGGCGGTCGTCGGCGGTCGCATGCTTGGACGCGGCCGGCATGGACGAGTACCTCTACGGCATCACCTCGGCCGAGCGCGGCAGTGACGAGTGGATCGACGAGGTGCGCCAGGCGCAGACCGACTTCGGCGCGGCGTGCGAGCGGAACACCGGGCCGCTGCTCGCCGAGGTCGATACCGTGAGCGCCGCGCGCGACCTCGACCTGCTCCGCGCAGTGCTCGGCGATGACGAGCTCAACTACCTCGGCTACTCGTACGGCACGTTCCTCGGCGCGACGTACGCCGAGCTCTACCCCGAGCGGGCGGGTCGACTCGTGCTCGACGGCGCGATCGACCCGTCGCTCAGCGAGCACGAGGTCACGATCGGGCAGGCGATCGGGTTCGAGCAGGCGTTGCGCGCATACCTCGAGAGCTGCCTCGCTGCAGCCGACTGCCCGTTCGGCGGGTCGGCCGACTCGGCGATGGGCGAGATCTCGCGGCTGATCGCCTCGCTCGATCAGAGCCCTCTGCAGGGCAGCGACGGTCGGCTGGTCGGCGCCGACACGTTCATCACGGCGATCGTCTACCCGCTGTACAGCCCCAGCGCGTGGAGCTACCTCGACGACCTCTTCGACTCGGTGATGCTCGGCGACGCCGACTTCGCCCTCACACTCGCCGACGGCTACAACGGCCGCGAACCCGACGGCACCTATCTCGACAATTCGACCGAGGCGTTCATCTCGATCAACTGCCTCGACTACGAGTACCAAGACGACGTCGCCGTGATGCGTGAGCGCGCCGCCGAGGTCGCCGCGGCCGCACCCGTGATCGGTCCGTACTTCGGGTTCGGCGACCTGAGCTGCATCGACTGGCCGGTGCCGAGCGAGGCCGTGCGCCAGCCGATCCACGCCGAGGGCGCGCCGCCGATCCTGGTGGTCGGCACCACCGGCGACCCCGCGACCCCGTACGAGTGGGCGGTGTCGCTGGCCGACCAGCTCGAAAGCGGCGTGCTCGTCAGCTACGACGGCGAGGGTCACACCGCCTACAACAAGTCGAATGCGTGCGTGAACGACGCGGTCGAGCGGTTCCTCATCGACGGCGTCGTCCCCGCAGAGGATCCGCACTGCTGA
- a CDS encoding DNA polymerase III subunit delta' → MSVWSELTGQSAAIGVLREAAVASAATSNGAASLFGDDADASPASSAQRMTHSWLITGPPGSGRSNLAYAFATALISGDPDGDEPTRIQVEARSHPDLQVLATEGVIIKRDDVRDIVKRSHYAPSVGTHRVIIVEDADRMTEQTSNFLLKELEEPPERTVWILCAPSDADLIPTIRSRVRTVRLQVPGIADVADLLVRRDGVDQAIAERAAREAQSHIGMAHRLATSPEARARRDETLRLALGVRSTPSAVMTAARLIEIAGDDAKAITELRDAEEREHALRSLGLAPGQTVPPALRAQLKALEDDQKRRATRSLRDGIDRILVDLASLYRDVLVMQLAAGVDLVNLELRDEIAAAAASASPARTLATLDAIQTARERIEGNVQPTLALEAMLVTAIRRTADRGAA, encoded by the coding sequence GTGAGCGTGTGGAGCGAGCTGACCGGCCAGTCGGCGGCGATCGGGGTGCTGCGCGAGGCCGCCGTCGCCTCGGCGGCGACATCGAACGGGGCCGCTTCGCTGTTCGGCGACGATGCGGATGCCTCGCCGGCGAGTTCGGCGCAGCGCATGACCCACTCGTGGTTGATCACCGGTCCGCCCGGGTCGGGGCGGTCGAACCTGGCGTATGCGTTCGCGACCGCGCTGATCTCGGGTGATCCCGATGGCGACGAGCCCACCCGCATCCAGGTCGAGGCGCGCAGTCACCCCGACCTGCAGGTGCTCGCGACCGAGGGCGTCATCATCAAGCGCGACGACGTGCGCGACATCGTGAAGCGCTCGCACTACGCCCCGTCGGTCGGCACGCACCGTGTCATCATCGTCGAAGACGCCGACCGCATGACCGAGCAGACCTCGAACTTCCTGCTGAAAGAGCTCGAAGAGCCGCCCGAGCGCACGGTGTGGATCCTCTGCGCGCCGAGCGACGCCGACCTGATTCCCACGATCCGGTCGCGCGTGCGCACGGTGCGACTGCAGGTGCCGGGCATCGCCGACGTCGCCGACCTGCTCGTGCGCCGCGACGGCGTCGACCAGGCGATCGCCGAGCGAGCCGCGCGCGAGGCGCAGAGCCACATCGGCATGGCGCATCGGCTGGCGACGAGTCCCGAGGCCCGCGCCCGGCGCGACGAGACCCTGCGGCTCGCGCTCGGCGTGCGCTCGACGCCGTCGGCGGTCATGACGGCCGCCCGGCTCATCGAGATCGCGGGCGACGACGCGAAGGCGATCACCGAGCTCCGCGACGCCGAAGAGCGCGAGCACGCGCTGCGCTCGCTCGGCTTGGCGCCGGGGCAGACGGTGCCGCCCGCGCTGCGCGCCCAGCTGAAGGCCCTCGAAGACGACCAGAAGCGCCGGGCCACCCGCAGCCTGCGCGACGGTATCGACCGCATCCTCGTCGACCTCGCCTCGCTGTACCGCGATGTGCTGGTGATGCAGCTCGCCGCCGGCGTCGACCTCGTCAACCTCGAACTGCGCGACGAGATCGCCGCCGCCGCGGCATCCGCGTCGCCCGCGCGCACCCTCGCGACCCTCGACGCCATCCAGACCGCCCGTGAACGCATCGAGGGCAACGTGCAGCCCACGCTGGCGCTCGAGGCGATGCTCGTAACCGCCATCCGCCGAACCGCCGACCGAGGAGCCGCCTGA
- the tmk gene encoding dTMP kinase, whose protein sequence is MSRGLFITFEGGDGSGKTTQAGLLEAWLHGLGRTVVRTREPGGTDVGLEVRELVLHHRGEIAPRAEALLYAADRAHHVATLVRPALARGEVVVQDRYIDSSVAYQGAGRVLDPDEVRRVSEWATEGLRPDLTVLLDLDEDAARARLDAAPRRFDRLEAEASEFHARVRAAYLELAAAEPDRFLVVDATRPVDEISAAVRERVEALL, encoded by the coding sequence GTGAGCCGCGGGCTGTTCATCACCTTCGAGGGCGGCGACGGCTCGGGCAAGACGACGCAGGCCGGCCTGCTCGAGGCATGGCTGCACGGCCTCGGGCGCACCGTCGTTCGCACCCGTGAGCCCGGCGGCACCGACGTCGGGCTCGAGGTGCGCGAACTCGTGCTGCATCACCGCGGCGAGATCGCCCCTCGTGCCGAGGCGCTGCTCTACGCCGCCGATCGGGCGCATCACGTCGCCACGCTCGTGCGGCCCGCGCTCGCCCGCGGCGAGGTCGTCGTGCAAGACCGATACATCGACTCGTCGGTCGCGTACCAGGGCGCAGGGCGGGTGCTCGACCCCGACGAGGTGCGCCGCGTCTCGGAGTGGGCGACCGAGGGGCTGCGCCCCGACCTGACGGTGCTGCTCGACCTCGACGAGGACGCGGCGCGGGCACGGCTCGATGCCGCGCCGCGTCGCTTCGACCGGCTCGAGGCCGAGGCATCCGAGTTCCACGCCCGGGTACGCGCGGCCTACCTCGAGCTGGCCGCGGCCGAACCCGACCGCTTCCTCGTCGTCGACGCGACCCGACCGGTCGACGAGATCTCGGCCGCGGTGCGCGAGCGCGTCGAGGCGCTGCTCTGA
- the topA gene encoding type I DNA topoisomerase yields MSGAKKLVIVESPTKMKSIAQYLGDGYTVLSSVGHIRDLIEPKNLPAEVKKRGGGLAKFSVDVDNGFEPYYVVSDSKKKTVAELKRALKDADELLLATDEDREGEAIAWHLLQELKPKVPVRRMVFHEITKDAILAAKDHTRELDTSLVDAQETRRILDRLYGYEVSPVLWRKVGPGLSAGRVQSAATRLVVDRERERLAFVAASYWDLVGTFTSADASFQAKLVRLSGDRVATGRDFDDRGQLKSRAAVLDEATATALAAALRDDTVAKRVSKLEQKPYRRSPAAPFTTSTLQQEAARKLRLSAKDTMRVAQSLYENGYITYMRTDSNSLSKQAIAAARAQASKLYGPDTVPDKPRSYASRSKNAQEAHEAIRPSGEVFRTPAEVEGQLRGSEFRLYDLIWKRTIASQMADATGHTATVTLEVGPTAADAPAPAEPTAKVAGALAEFTASGTVITFRGFLAAYEEGRDEERNADEAPGDARLPALAEGQAVSLAELEAKGHETTPPPRFTEASLVKRLEELGIGRPSTFASIISTILDRGYVTLRGQALVPSFVAFSVVRLLEEHFGDLVEYDFTAEMEDDLDRIASGEADRVDWLNGFYFGGDKHRGLRQVVDNLGDIDAREINSVQVAPDITLRIGKYGPYLEVVDPEAAVDATPRRVNLPEGLAPDELTVEKARELIDAPVVGDRVLGLNPANGKQVVVKDGRFGPYVTEVEPEASEPEARAAASVDPATGEVIEAPQSQPVKAAKKAAKKAPAEKPRTASLFKSMQVDAIDLETALKLLDLPRIVGIDAESGAEITAQNGRYGPYLKKGTDTRTLPSEDAIFEIDLAGAEELFAQPKYGARRASSALKEFDADPVSGKPIKVKDGRFGPYVTDGETNATIPRAESVEEITFERAVELLQIKRDKGPAKPRAKRATTAKKAPAKKAPAKKSTT; encoded by the coding sequence TTGTCAGGCGCGAAGAAACTGGTCATCGTCGAGTCGCCGACCAAGATGAAGTCGATCGCCCAATATCTGGGCGACGGCTACACGGTGCTGTCGTCGGTCGGCCACATCCGCGACCTCATCGAGCCGAAGAACCTGCCCGCCGAGGTCAAGAAGCGCGGCGGCGGACTCGCGAAGTTCTCGGTCGACGTCGACAACGGCTTCGAGCCGTACTACGTGGTCAGCGACTCGAAGAAGAAGACCGTCGCCGAACTCAAGCGGGCGCTGAAGGACGCCGATGAACTCCTGCTCGCCACCGATGAAGACCGCGAGGGCGAGGCCATCGCGTGGCACCTGCTGCAGGAGCTGAAGCCCAAGGTGCCGGTGCGTCGCATGGTGTTCCACGAGATCACGAAAGACGCGATCCTCGCCGCGAAAGACCACACCCGCGAACTCGACACCTCGCTCGTCGACGCACAGGAGACCCGCCGCATCCTCGACCGCCTCTACGGATACGAGGTCTCGCCGGTGCTCTGGCGCAAGGTCGGCCCCGGCCTCTCGGCCGGCCGCGTGCAGTCGGCCGCGACCCGACTCGTCGTCGACCGCGAGCGCGAGCGGCTCGCGTTCGTCGCGGCATCCTATTGGGATCTGGTCGGCACCTTCACGAGCGCGGATGCCTCGTTCCAGGCCAAGCTGGTGCGCCTCAGCGGCGACCGGGTCGCGACCGGCCGCGACTTCGACGACCGCGGGCAGCTGAAGAGCCGTGCCGCCGTGCTCGACGAAGCGACCGCGACCGCGCTCGCCGCGGCGCTGCGCGACGACACCGTCGCCAAGCGCGTCTCGAAGCTCGAGCAGAAGCCGTACCGCCGCAGCCCGGCGGCGCCCTTCACCACGTCGACGCTGCAGCAGGAGGCCGCGCGCAAGCTGCGCCTGAGCGCCAAGGACACGATGCGCGTGGCGCAGTCGCTCTACGAGAACGGCTACATCACCTACATGCGCACCGACTCGAACTCGCTCTCGAAGCAAGCGATCGCCGCAGCGCGGGCGCAGGCGTCGAAGCTGTACGGCCCCGACACCGTGCCCGACAAGCCCCGCAGCTACGCGAGCCGATCGAAGAACGCGCAAGAGGCGCACGAGGCGATCCGCCCGTCGGGCGAGGTGTTCCGCACGCCCGCCGAGGTCGAGGGGCAGCTGCGCGGCAGCGAGTTCCGCCTGTACGACCTGATCTGGAAGCGCACCATCGCCTCGCAGATGGCGGATGCCACGGGCCACACCGCGACCGTCACGCTCGAAGTCGGGCCGACGGCGGCGGATGCCCCGGCCCCCGCCGAGCCGACTGCGAAGGTCGCCGGCGCGCTCGCCGAGTTCACCGCGAGCGGCACCGTGATCACGTTCCGCGGGTTCCTCGCCGCCTATGAAGAGGGACGCGATGAGGAGCGAAACGCCGACGAAGCCCCGGGCGACGCCCGGCTGCCCGCCCTCGCCGAGGGGCAGGCCGTCAGCCTGGCCGAGCTCGAGGCGAAGGGCCACGAGACGACTCCGCCGCCTCGGTTCACCGAGGCGAGCCTCGTGAAGCGGCTCGAAGAGCTCGGCATCGGCCGACCGTCGACGTTCGCGTCGATCATCTCGACGATCCTCGACCGGGGGTACGTCACCCTGCGCGGTCAGGCGCTCGTTCCGAGCTTCGTCGCGTTCTCGGTCGTGCGGCTGCTCGAAGAGCACTTCGGCGACCTCGTCGAATACGACTTCACCGCCGAGATGGAAGACGACCTCGACCGCATCGCCTCGGGCGAGGCCGACCGGGTCGACTGGCTGAACGGGTTCTACTTCGGCGGCGACAAGCACCGGGGCCTTCGGCAGGTCGTCGACAACCTCGGCGACATCGACGCCCGCGAGATCAACTCGGTGCAGGTCGCCCCTGACATCACACTGCGCATCGGCAAGTACGGGCCGTACCTCGAGGTCGTCGACCCCGAGGCCGCGGTCGACGCGACCCCGCGCCGGGTGAACCTGCCCGAGGGGCTGGCGCCCGACGAGCTCACCGTTGAGAAGGCGCGCGAACTCATCGACGCCCCCGTGGTCGGCGACCGGGTGCTGGGGCTCAACCCCGCGAACGGCAAGCAGGTCGTCGTGAAGGACGGCCGGTTCGGGCCGTACGTCACCGAGGTCGAGCCCGAGGCATCCGAACCCGAGGCACGTGCTGCGGCATCCGTCGACCCCGCCACCGGCGAGGTGATCGAAGCTCCGCAGAGCCAACCGGTGAAGGCGGCCAAGAAGGCCGCGAAGAAGGCGCCTGCCGAGAAGCCGCGCACCGCGTCGCTCTTCAAGAGCATGCAGGTCGACGCGATCGACCTCGAGACCGCGCTCAAGCTGCTCGACCTGCCGCGCATCGTCGGCATCGACGCCGAGTCCGGCGCCGAGATCACCGCCCAGAACGGCCGCTACGGTCCATACCTGAAGAAGGGCACCGACACGCGCACACTGCCGAGCGAGGACGCGATCTTCGAGATCGACCTCGCCGGCGCCGAAGAGCTGTTCGCCCAGCCGAAGTACGGCGCCCGCCGGGCGTCGAGCGCTCTGAAGGAGTTCGACGCCGACCCGGTGAGCGGCAAGCCGATCAAGGTGAAGGACGGCCGGTTCGGCCCGTACGTCACCGACGGCGAGACGAACGCGACCATCCCGCGGGCCGAGTCGGTCGAGGAGATCACCTTCGAACGCGCGGTCGAACTGTTGCAGATCAAGCGCGACAAGGGGCCGGCCAAGCCCCGGGCGAAGCGCGCGACCACGGCGAAGAAGGCCCCGGCGAAGAAGGCGCCCGCCAAGAAGAGCACCACGTGA
- a CDS encoding Rv3654c family TadE-like protein yields MTARPARARTVMAAARRPRARFHRGCRDERGAGTVLVLAIVAGIMALTAVIVPLLAVPIAAQRAANAADAAALAAADALSGAIPGVPCDLAAQVAMRGGAELVGCETSGPVVSVSVRRGVLGLVVEARARAGPPGWTD; encoded by the coding sequence ATGACGGCGCGCCCGGCCCGGGCGCGCACGGTCATGGCGGCGGCGCGTCGGCCGCGCGCTCGATTCCACCGCGGATGCCGCGACGAACGCGGAGCCGGAACCGTGCTGGTGCTGGCGATCGTGGCGGGAATCATGGCGCTCACGGCGGTGATCGTGCCGCTGCTGGCGGTGCCGATCGCGGCTCAGCGCGCGGCCAACGCGGCCGATGCCGCCGCGCTCGCGGCCGCCGACGCGCTGAGCGGGGCGATCCCGGGCGTCCCGTGCGACCTCGCCGCGCAAGTCGCCATGCGTGGGGGAGCCGAACTCGTCGGCTGCGAGACGTCCGGGCCGGTCGTATCCGTCTCGGTGCGTCGCGGCGTGCTCGGCCTCGTGGTCGAGGCTCGCGCCCGCGCCGGGCCGCCCGGCTGGACCGACTGA
- a CDS encoding TadE family type IV pilus minor pilin, which produces MRSRSADRERGSATAELAVALPAVALVLAACLAAIQLGAQQVRLTDASADAARALARGETVEVAAGIADRVSGGAALEVARDGLFVCAVLRAGGSGLMSSIELRSESCAVDGGR; this is translated from the coding sequence ATGCGCTCACGGTCGGCTGACCGCGAGCGCGGCAGTGCGACCGCGGAGCTCGCGGTCGCACTGCCCGCCGTCGCGCTCGTGCTCGCGGCCTGCCTCGCGGCGATCCAGCTCGGCGCCCAGCAGGTGCGACTGACGGATGCCTCGGCCGACGCCGCGCGCGCCCTCGCGCGCGGCGAGACGGTCGAGGTGGCGGCCGGCATCGCCGACCGGGTCTCGGGCGGCGCCGCGCTCGAGGTTGCACGCGACGGGCTGTTCGTGTGCGCGGTGCTGCGGGCCGGCGGGTCGGGCCTCATGTCGTCGATCGAACTACGGAGCGAGTCGTGCGCCGTGGACGGCGGGCGATGA
- a CDS encoding DUF4244 domain-containing protein — translation MHTTHPTGRRTRLARLARARTRRAVGAASRRLLGDRGAATAEYAVATMAAVGFAGLLVIILRGDEVRGILTDLVRNALTVG, via the coding sequence ATGCACACCACCCATCCCACCGGCAGGCGGACGCGCCTCGCCCGTCTCGCGCGAGCGCGCACACGGCGCGCCGTCGGGGCCGCGTCACGTCGCCTCCTCGGCGACCGCGGCGCCGCGACGGCCGAGTACGCCGTGGCCACGATGGCCGCCGTCGGCTTCGCAGGACTGCTCGTCATCATCCTGCGGGGCGACGAGGTGCGCGGCATCCTGACCGATCTCGTGCGGAATGCGCTCACGGTCGGCTGA
- a CDS encoding type II secretion system F family protein: MSRPGGGGLLARIRRDRPDEAAGFEAVAVVAERLAVMLAAGVPAPAVWRHVDDGVGTAVAEAAAAAAAAGQPVGDAIAGAAPPGPTRLAWSTLAAAWHVAESAGAPLAASLRDLAAALRDEAHARREVRAALAGPRASARMVTALPIIAAAFGALLGFDTVGVLFGSPVGITCLLVGSALLWAGSRWNRALARRAAPDRPSPGLELDLFAVAMSGGASLERSRRLAAEALDRHVPAAAGLDDVEATVRLASNAGAPVAELLRSEAARRRREARSDAMVRAAALSVRLMLPLGACVLPAFVLLGVAPLMISVVTGTLGAA, encoded by the coding sequence GTGAGCCGACCGGGTGGCGGCGGACTGCTCGCGCGGATCCGCCGCGATCGCCCCGACGAGGCGGCTGGCTTCGAGGCCGTCGCCGTGGTGGCCGAGCGGCTCGCGGTGATGCTCGCCGCCGGTGTCCCCGCCCCGGCGGTGTGGCGGCACGTCGACGACGGGGTGGGCACGGCGGTCGCCGAGGCGGCAGCGGCCGCCGCCGCTGCGGGGCAGCCGGTCGGCGATGCGATCGCGGGGGCCGCGCCGCCCGGACCGACTCGGCTCGCCTGGTCGACGCTCGCCGCCGCGTGGCATGTCGCCGAGTCGGCGGGCGCGCCGCTCGCGGCGAGCCTGCGCGACCTGGCAGCCGCCCTGCGCGACGAGGCGCACGCGCGCCGTGAGGTGCGCGCAGCGCTGGCCGGTCCGCGGGCGAGCGCGCGAATGGTCACCGCCCTGCCGATCATCGCGGCCGCCTTCGGCGCACTGCTCGGGTTCGACACCGTCGGCGTGCTGTTCGGTTCCCCGGTCGGCATCACATGCCTGCTCGTCGGCAGCGCCCTGCTCTGGGCCGGCAGCAGGTGGAATCGGGCGCTCGCGCGCCGCGCCGCGCCCGACCGGCCGTCGCCCGGGCTCGAACTCGACCTGTTCGCCGTGGCCATGTCGGGTGGGGCATCGCTCGAACGATCGCGTCGGCTCGCCGCCGAGGCGCTCGACCGGCACGTGCCCGCCGCGGCCGGTCTCGACGACGTCGAGGCCACCGTGCGGCTGGCATCGAACGCCGGCGCCCCCGTGGCCGAACTGCTGCGCTCGGAGGCGGCGCGCCGCCGCCGAGAGGCCAGGTCGGACGCGATGGTGCGGGCCGCGGCGCTCTCGGTGCGGCTCATGCTGCCGCTCGGCGCGTGCGTACTGCCCGCCTTCGTGCTGCTCGGCGTCGCGCCGCTCATGATCTCGGTCGTCACCGGAACACTCGGAGCGGCGTGA